A genomic region of Phragmites australis chromosome 2, lpPhrAust1.1, whole genome shotgun sequence contains the following coding sequences:
- the LOC133909387 gene encoding uncharacterized protein At3g49140-like isoform X3, producing the protein MSAGATLNWIKTPFSTRRFHEFSSLSFRCRNPFGSMQPCWLATDQDSSLTKVRVAADYSDSVPDSKYMRDRGGYHPLEEVKERPKKKDLLLTDVETARTVVEANSKGLLVFPARVHSEPHGHVAWSEFQYVVDDYGDIFFEVPDSENILEDDAANNPVTVLIGMDGPIIGENSVVISDFSDYMHGENFMDVPDEHYSKIDTEITDILIEWGMPATMRTIHPIYFAKCLTKAVHDNHGEKMDSPSNGVSIVGYLRPAFIEEESYLRSLFLGECNSDGYSSEWKDERNRETRPVSGTNRLIDDDKSRFDFNDPRTSTDSMIYKLEIMTIELFSIHRKQLMIDPQDFQDAEPDILANSASTIIQRIKENSDQCAMALKSLCRRKKSLTVELLWLNTSAVPRL; encoded by the exons ATGTCGGCAGGAGCCACCTTAAACTGGATTAAAACCCCGTTTAGCACCCGGAGATTTCATGAATTCTCTAGTTTAAG TTTCCGATGCCGAAACCCTTTTGGATCAATGCAGCCTTGCTGGTTGGCAACTGATCAGGACTCATCCCTAACCAAGGTTCGTGTGGCTGCAGATTATTCAGACTCAGTTCCAGATTCAAAGTACATGAGAGATCGGGGGGGCTATCATCCTCTTGAAGAAGTTAAAGAACGTCCAAAGAAGAAGGATTTGTTGCTAACAGATGTCGAAACAGCTAGAACAGTAGTAGAG GCCAATAGCAAGGGATTGCTTGTATTTCCTGCAAGGGTGCACAGTGAACCTCATGGACATGTTGCATGGTCAGAGTTTCAATATGTTGTTGATGACTATGGAG ACATTTTCTTTGAAGTACCTGACAGTGAGAACATCTTGGAAGATGATGCTGCAAACAACCCTGTG ACAGTTTTGATTGGAATGGACGGACCCATTATTGGAGAAAATAGTGTGGTGATtagtgattttagtgattataTGCATGGTGAAAATTTTATGGACGTGCCTGATGAGCACTACAGCAAG ATTGATACAGAAATAACTGATATTCTTATAGAATGGGGAATGCCAGCAACAATGCGCACAATACATCCGATTTATTTTGCCAAATGTTTGACAAAG GCTGTTCACGATAATCATGGGGAGAAGATGGATAGTCCATCAAATGGTGTCTCTATTGTAGGATATCTGAGACCTGCGTTTATAGAGGAAGAATCTTATTTGAGGAGCTTATTTCTTGGTGAATGCAACAGTGATGGTTATTCATCTGAGTGGAAAG ATGAACGCAACAGAGAAACTCGACCAGTTTCTGGAACCAACCGCCTAATTG ATGATGACAAGTCAAGATTTGACTTCAATGATCCCAGAACCAGCACTGATTCAATGATCTACAAACTGGAGATAATGACAATTGAGCTGTTTTCCATCCACAGAAAGCAA TTAATGATTGATCCACAAGATTTTCAAGATGCAGAACCAGATATTCTTGCAAATTCTGCTTCAACGATTATACAAAGGATCAAAGAAAACAGTGACCAGTGTGCAATGGCTCTCAAGTCACTCTGCCGTAGGAAAAAGAGCCTTACTGTTGAG TTGTTGTGGCTGAATACTTCTGCAGTTCCAAGACTCTGA
- the LOC133909387 gene encoding uncharacterized protein At3g49140-like isoform X2 — protein sequence MQPCWLATDQDSSLTKVRVAADYSDSVPDSKYMRDRGGYHPLEEVKERPKKKDLLLTDVETARTVVEANSKGLLVFPARVHSEPHGHVAWSEFQYVVDDYGDIFFEVPDSENILEDDAANNPVTVLIGMDGPIIGENSVVISDFSDYMHGENFMDVPDEHYSKIDTEITDILIEWGMPATMRTIHPIYFAKCLTKAVHDNHGEKMDSPSNGVSIVGYLRPAFIEEESYLRSLFLGECNSDGYSSEWKDERNRETRPVSGTNRLIDDDKSRFDFNDPRTSTDSMIYKLEIMTIELFSIHRKQLMIDPQDFQDAEPDILANSASTIIQRIKENSDQCAMALKSLCRRKKSLTVEEASLIGVDSLGIDVRAFSGLEARTVRFSFNAQALSERSAEKKIRRMLFPRYQRKTVKASTEDEC from the exons ATGCAGCCTTGCTGGTTGGCAACTGATCAGGACTCATCCCTAACCAAGGTTCGTGTGGCTGCAGATTATTCAGACTCAGTTCCAGATTCAAAGTACATGAGAGATCGGGGGGGCTATCATCCTCTTGAAGAAGTTAAAGAACGTCCAAAGAAGAAGGATTTGTTGCTAACAGATGTCGAAACAGCTAGAACAGTAGTAGAG GCCAATAGCAAGGGATTGCTTGTATTTCCTGCAAGGGTGCACAGTGAACCTCATGGACATGTTGCATGGTCAGAGTTTCAATATGTTGTTGATGACTATGGAG ACATTTTCTTTGAAGTACCTGACAGTGAGAACATCTTGGAAGATGATGCTGCAAACAACCCTGTG ACAGTTTTGATTGGAATGGACGGACCCATTATTGGAGAAAATAGTGTGGTGATtagtgattttagtgattataTGCATGGTGAAAATTTTATGGACGTGCCTGATGAGCACTACAGCAAG ATTGATACAGAAATAACTGATATTCTTATAGAATGGGGAATGCCAGCAACAATGCGCACAATACATCCGATTTATTTTGCCAAATGTTTGACAAAG GCTGTTCACGATAATCATGGGGAGAAGATGGATAGTCCATCAAATGGTGTCTCTATTGTAGGATATCTGAGACCTGCGTTTATAGAGGAAGAATCTTATTTGAGGAGCTTATTTCTTGGTGAATGCAACAGTGATGGTTATTCATCTGAGTGGAAAG ATGAACGCAACAGAGAAACTCGACCAGTTTCTGGAACCAACCGCCTAATTG ATGATGACAAGTCAAGATTTGACTTCAATGATCCCAGAACCAGCACTGATTCAATGATCTACAAACTGGAGATAATGACAATTGAGCTGTTTTCCATCCACAGAAAGCAA TTAATGATTGATCCACAAGATTTTCAAGATGCAGAACCAGATATTCTTGCAAATTCTGCTTCAACGATTATACAAAGGATCAAAGAAAACAGTGACCAGTGTGCAATGGCTCTCAAGTCACTCTGCCGTAGGAAAAAGAGCCTTACTGTTGAG GAGGCAAGCTTGATTGGCGTTGACAGTCTTGGTATTGATGTAAGAGCCTTTTCTGGCTTGGAAGCTAGGACTGTTCGATTttcatttaatgcacag GCACTCTCCGAGCGTTCAGCTGAAAAGAAGATCAGGCGAATGCTTTTCCCCCGCTATCAACGTAAAACCGTGAAAGCCTCCACTGAAGATGAGTGTTGA
- the LOC133909387 gene encoding uncharacterized protein At3g49140-like isoform X4: protein MRDRGGYHPLEEVKERPKKKDLLLTDVETARTVVEANSKGLLVFPARVHSEPHGHVAWSEFQYVVDDYGDIFFEVPDSENILEDDAANNPVTVLIGMDGPIIGENSVVISDFSDYMHGENFMDVPDEHYSKIDTEITDILIEWGMPATMRTIHPIYFAKCLTKAVHDNHGEKMDSPSNGVSIVGYLRPAFIEEESYLRSLFLGECNSDGYSSEWKDERNRETRPVSGTNRLIDDDKSRFDFNDPRTSTDSMIYKLEIMTIELFSIHRKQLMIDPQDFQDAEPDILANSASTIIQRIKENSDQCAMALKSLCRRKKSLTVEEASLIGVDSLGIDVRAFSGLEARTVRFSFNAQALSERSAEKKIRRMLFPRYQRKTVKASTEDEC from the exons ATGAGAGATCGGGGGGGCTATCATCCTCTTGAAGAAGTTAAAGAACGTCCAAAGAAGAAGGATTTGTTGCTAACAGATGTCGAAACAGCTAGAACAGTAGTAGAG GCCAATAGCAAGGGATTGCTTGTATTTCCTGCAAGGGTGCACAGTGAACCTCATGGACATGTTGCATGGTCAGAGTTTCAATATGTTGTTGATGACTATGGAG ACATTTTCTTTGAAGTACCTGACAGTGAGAACATCTTGGAAGATGATGCTGCAAACAACCCTGTG ACAGTTTTGATTGGAATGGACGGACCCATTATTGGAGAAAATAGTGTGGTGATtagtgattttagtgattataTGCATGGTGAAAATTTTATGGACGTGCCTGATGAGCACTACAGCAAG ATTGATACAGAAATAACTGATATTCTTATAGAATGGGGAATGCCAGCAACAATGCGCACAATACATCCGATTTATTTTGCCAAATGTTTGACAAAG GCTGTTCACGATAATCATGGGGAGAAGATGGATAGTCCATCAAATGGTGTCTCTATTGTAGGATATCTGAGACCTGCGTTTATAGAGGAAGAATCTTATTTGAGGAGCTTATTTCTTGGTGAATGCAACAGTGATGGTTATTCATCTGAGTGGAAAG ATGAACGCAACAGAGAAACTCGACCAGTTTCTGGAACCAACCGCCTAATTG ATGATGACAAGTCAAGATTTGACTTCAATGATCCCAGAACCAGCACTGATTCAATGATCTACAAACTGGAGATAATGACAATTGAGCTGTTTTCCATCCACAGAAAGCAA TTAATGATTGATCCACAAGATTTTCAAGATGCAGAACCAGATATTCTTGCAAATTCTGCTTCAACGATTATACAAAGGATCAAAGAAAACAGTGACCAGTGTGCAATGGCTCTCAAGTCACTCTGCCGTAGGAAAAAGAGCCTTACTGTTGAG GAGGCAAGCTTGATTGGCGTTGACAGTCTTGGTATTGATGTAAGAGCCTTTTCTGGCTTGGAAGCTAGGACTGTTCGATTttcatttaatgcacag GCACTCTCCGAGCGTTCAGCTGAAAAGAAGATCAGGCGAATGCTTTTCCCCCGCTATCAACGTAAAACCGTGAAAGCCTCCACTGAAGATGAGTGTTGA
- the LOC133909387 gene encoding uncharacterized protein At3g49140-like isoform X1 has product MSAGATLNWIKTPFSTRRFHEFSSLSFRCRNPFGSMQPCWLATDQDSSLTKVRVAADYSDSVPDSKYMRDRGGYHPLEEVKERPKKKDLLLTDVETARTVVEANSKGLLVFPARVHSEPHGHVAWSEFQYVVDDYGDIFFEVPDSENILEDDAANNPVTVLIGMDGPIIGENSVVISDFSDYMHGENFMDVPDEHYSKIDTEITDILIEWGMPATMRTIHPIYFAKCLTKAVHDNHGEKMDSPSNGVSIVGYLRPAFIEEESYLRSLFLGECNSDGYSSEWKDERNRETRPVSGTNRLIDDDKSRFDFNDPRTSTDSMIYKLEIMTIELFSIHRKQLMIDPQDFQDAEPDILANSASTIIQRIKENSDQCAMALKSLCRRKKSLTVEEASLIGVDSLGIDVRAFSGLEARTVRFSFNAQALSERSAEKKIRRMLFPRYQRKTVKASTEDEC; this is encoded by the exons ATGTCGGCAGGAGCCACCTTAAACTGGATTAAAACCCCGTTTAGCACCCGGAGATTTCATGAATTCTCTAGTTTAAG TTTCCGATGCCGAAACCCTTTTGGATCAATGCAGCCTTGCTGGTTGGCAACTGATCAGGACTCATCCCTAACCAAGGTTCGTGTGGCTGCAGATTATTCAGACTCAGTTCCAGATTCAAAGTACATGAGAGATCGGGGGGGCTATCATCCTCTTGAAGAAGTTAAAGAACGTCCAAAGAAGAAGGATTTGTTGCTAACAGATGTCGAAACAGCTAGAACAGTAGTAGAG GCCAATAGCAAGGGATTGCTTGTATTTCCTGCAAGGGTGCACAGTGAACCTCATGGACATGTTGCATGGTCAGAGTTTCAATATGTTGTTGATGACTATGGAG ACATTTTCTTTGAAGTACCTGACAGTGAGAACATCTTGGAAGATGATGCTGCAAACAACCCTGTG ACAGTTTTGATTGGAATGGACGGACCCATTATTGGAGAAAATAGTGTGGTGATtagtgattttagtgattataTGCATGGTGAAAATTTTATGGACGTGCCTGATGAGCACTACAGCAAG ATTGATACAGAAATAACTGATATTCTTATAGAATGGGGAATGCCAGCAACAATGCGCACAATACATCCGATTTATTTTGCCAAATGTTTGACAAAG GCTGTTCACGATAATCATGGGGAGAAGATGGATAGTCCATCAAATGGTGTCTCTATTGTAGGATATCTGAGACCTGCGTTTATAGAGGAAGAATCTTATTTGAGGAGCTTATTTCTTGGTGAATGCAACAGTGATGGTTATTCATCTGAGTGGAAAG ATGAACGCAACAGAGAAACTCGACCAGTTTCTGGAACCAACCGCCTAATTG ATGATGACAAGTCAAGATTTGACTTCAATGATCCCAGAACCAGCACTGATTCAATGATCTACAAACTGGAGATAATGACAATTGAGCTGTTTTCCATCCACAGAAAGCAA TTAATGATTGATCCACAAGATTTTCAAGATGCAGAACCAGATATTCTTGCAAATTCTGCTTCAACGATTATACAAAGGATCAAAGAAAACAGTGACCAGTGTGCAATGGCTCTCAAGTCACTCTGCCGTAGGAAAAAGAGCCTTACTGTTGAG GAGGCAAGCTTGATTGGCGTTGACAGTCTTGGTATTGATGTAAGAGCCTTTTCTGGCTTGGAAGCTAGGACTGTTCGATTttcatttaatgcacag GCACTCTCCGAGCGTTCAGCTGAAAAGAAGATCAGGCGAATGCTTTTCCCCCGCTATCAACGTAAAACCGTGAAAGCCTCCACTGAAGATGAGTGTTGA